The genomic window CTTTTTGTTTTTGAATGGATTCGGGCAATCAGAAGACTTTCTCAGGATCAATTCGGTAAGCGTTTTGCCGGGAGGGGAGGTGATTGTCGATTGGACCTTGCAAACGGATGTCACAGAAGGATTTATTGAGGTCAATAGGAAATTAGGAGATTTTTATGTTACCATAGAAGAAAACCTTCCCCTTTCCCAGGCCAGTTACACTGATATCTCTATTGATGCAAACTTGGGAGCCTATTCTTACTACGTTGCCGCGTTTGCCATTGATGGTAGTACTATTGCACCCAGCCAGGCTCATCAGACCATCTTCCTGTTTGAACCCGATGCGGATTTTTGCAGTGGAGACATCCGGCTGCAATGGACAAATTATGCCGTAACCACATCGACAGGGACCCCTCAACCGCTCGAGGTCCCTTTTGACCTGGTGAGGGTACAATATTCTTCGGATGGGCAAAACTTTACCACTTTTGAGACCTTTGACCAACCTCCCACAAGTGATAATGTGCAGGAATATTCATTTGAGGGATTGGAGCCTGGTCAACATTTTTTCAGGATACAGTCTTTCAATTCGGAAACTGAAGTTGTTTCAAATTCCAATATTAGGGTCTATGGATATGATCCCCCGCAATTGGAGGATTTCAAAATTGATTATATTGATGTTTTTGAAAACGAGGAGGTACAGGTTTTATTTGTTGGTTCAGGGGATACGGGTGCTTATGAGTACGAAGTTTTCCGTTCAGAGGATGCTGGGGGATCATATGACTTAATTGCAGGGGATGTACCCCTGGAAGTATTTCAAGATAATCCAGACCTCAGCCAGGGCCCATGGTTTTACCGTGTGAAGGCTTGGCTTAAAGACTGGGAATGCGGGGCGCCGGCATACGAGACCCCGGAAGTTTTTTCAAGCATCTTTCTTCAAGGATCACCCGGAACAGAATCCAGGGAATTTTTATTTAACTGGCAACATTATTACCCAGAAGCGCTTCGCTTTCAATACGAGGTTCAAATGGAAACCGGGGAAGGGGTGTGGGAAATCGCTCCAGGGGTTTTTGATGCCGGTTCGCAGGAGTATGTTTTTACTGCCCCGTTG from Bacteroides sp. includes these protein-coding regions:
- a CDS encoding gliding motility-associated C-terminal domain-containing protein, with product MGKDFFFRLFLQGFFLFLFLNGFGQSEDFLRINSVSVLPGGEVIVDWTLQTDVTEGFIEVNRKLGDFYVTIEENLPLSQASYTDISIDANLGAYSYYVAAFAIDGSTIAPSQAHQTIFLFEPDADFCSGDIRLQWTNYAVTTSTGTPQPLEVPFDLVRVQYSSDGQNFTTFETFDQPPTSDNVQEYSFEGLEPGQHFFRIQSFNSETEVVSNSNIRVYGYDPPQLEDFKIDYIDVFENEEVQVLFVGSGDTGAYEYEVFRSEDAGGSYDLIAGDVPLEVFQDNPDLSQGPWFYRVKAWLKDWECGAPAYETPEVFSSIFLQGSPGTESREFLFNWQHYYPEALRFQYEVQMETGEGVWEIAPGVFDAGSQEYVFTAPLDLAGIFVFRVLAFEQSQPSRLIASNYVTIEVEPFVFIPNAFRPTSNNPDNQVFKPQFPGFDPDVYELIIFNRWGQQIFSSTDPEIGWDGNYDGHTASPGVYPFQLRYQVPGGKSNEESGVVTLVNDHL